The Anastrepha ludens isolate Willacy chromosome 2, idAnaLude1.1, whole genome shotgun sequence DNA window ATGAAATTGATTAATGTTAACATCACATCCTATCAGAGAATATTAATGAATTTCTGCACAGAGACCCCAACATAGGATCGGAGAATGTTAATAAAATTCTCTTGACTGATATGATATGATGTtaacattaacgttctctgctgtGCATTTTACAGAGCGGAAAATTAAATAATCGGACTTAAATAATCAATTTCGTGTTTTTATTAATACGCATTGGATAGTATGACCTGCGAAAAATTACTCAATGAGTTGTAATGACCCAATCAACTGTGACCCGTCGTGACCATTAAAAGAACTGTTATATTTAGTTGCGTTATTGGTTGTACAGATTCGGTTATTTTCATAAAGTGTAATTTTGCGTGACCATTAAAATAGGTACTTTGCGGATAACTCTTGCATTTTAActaattaagtgaaaaatattgaatgtaacGTAAGTCGCGAATTAGATAGTTCatttaataactaaaaattaatatgaatttctttcagCGATGGGCTGTGCGCGTTATTGCAAAAAGAAAACGACTTGCACTACGATAATTTAACATCAGCGACAACTGCACAGCGTCGAttgtataacaatagcctatcaGCCAGAATAGCTCGTAAAGTtcctttgttggtgcaaacaaatttaaagaaaaggaaaattttGCTCTAGAGCACAAGTCATGGTTTCCATCTAGGGAGGAATAGAATAAAGGATTCTCAATAAACAACTTCGATgtcggagctggtatatattctcatagacttaaaattgaaaaatctgtgcgtctccctaatgacTACAATGCCTTTCAGGCGGAGGTAggggcaattggggaagctggATACGgcgacaacaacctctaaactggtggaagAAAACAGGACTAGCCTTACCATCTAGAGTGAAAactataaagttaccttaaggccggcgggccaattagatgtcctaaattcagtagttttcgcgaagcgttgtaggatgagaaaaaaaaaacaattagccaaatgaagttttggggatagtttaatatatatttgaactaaacaaaaaatttgtacaatctccaacaatatattgtaagccgagttatcaatagattcccagagcgccttgccactgaagtatccaacttctgtacaagatacaacttgcaattttcatctgaaaaaaaaaaagattattaattttgatgtaattatcttcgatgtgaactaagaaaattgggagaaacacgtaaaattcgaatttttggggaaggtagaaaaaaaagtggtttttcaaggaaaaaaaaactcttcaactgggtaaaaaagtcgctgaaaaaagtttttggatgttttttttagttcacatagaagagaaaacaatactgaagataacgtattttgaatgaaatggatagctcgtttagtttttttgcaatcgtgtacataaattaggtaaaatcgtcaaaatgaaaagccgagaaaacgcgcttcaaagtacaacaataagcgcacggttgctcgacgccgtaCTACGCTcggctcggctctgtagctctgcaaatacttggaatttaactccgaaaatttgtgtctcatgttcttgaatatctaagctattgatttcaggacaaaaaaaatcgatttttttgaccttttaattggcccgccggccttaatctgggtcccgggacatcacagcattgaaggtaatggaaaagtaaaataactggcaagaaggggatctgccatgaataacgatTTGGTAGCAATCGTCAAcgttgataaacatgaaacgatggGATGCCtagagactaacggcagtcataaccggcttttggtctgtcggagaacaagcagccaaaatggggatcccaacgaggatgtggcaacaaaatgatgCGGAAGCGCCAGTTGGATTCTGCTCGAATAAACACTTACACTAACCAACCAACAAGTCATGGTGTGGACCTGAGGGTGTGAAAAAATGGTATAACATACTTTGGAGcaatgaaaccaaaatcaactTATTTGGAAATGACGCTGGGCGAGATGTCAGACGTTCTATAGGACAAGAGTTCTCACCGCGgttcacaaaaaaataacagTCAAGTACGGTGGCGGCAACATAATGATTTTAGGATGCCTCCCTTGGTATGGAGTAGGACCTATTCACCTCATAACCAATAAAATGGACGAATTGATTTACAAGGGCATACTTCAAAAAGTTATGCTACCATTTGCTGAGGAGAATATGGCACTTCGGTGACTTTTTATACAagataatgacccaaaacactccTAAACCCCATTGCAATCCTTTGGGGAGATTTAATTAAGCGAATCGGCAAagaaacattcaaaaataagaaGGATTCATGGCAAACTTCACTCCTACTAAGAGAGTATACTGTACATTTTACAGTCTGGATATTTTACAAATACTTCAAGAATGTcgcaaaaataatcaatttcatgaatttatttgtcGCTTACATTGCTAGCTACCAATATGCGCATTGGATTGTATGACTTGCGAAAATTTACGCTATGAGTTGCAATGACTCAAGCAATTGAGACAGGCCAAGGTTTTCCTTATATTTCAGTTTAACTTAAACTTATGGTACTTTTCGCATTTTAGTTTCATGCTTCGTTCAAACACTGGGATGGTGGCCATCGCCGACTGAGTGCTTTGAAATTAATCAACAACATTTAGACAGATAGTCGCTATGCTAAGCACAAAGTCACTTAGTAACACCAGCAGAACTTAATATTTCATGCTTACtatcttaacaaataaagacTTTCTGTTATAaataacatacacacatatatatacaatatacaagCACAAGTATTAGTAAGCAGCAtggcggcctcggcggcacacctccatccgatggtccaaattttcgatgacgctgaggcataattgaggttctatgccgttaatgtgccgaattatctcatcctttagctcttgaattgttgctggcttatcgacgttcaccttttctttcaaataaccccaaagaaagaagtcctacggtgtcaaatcacatgatcttggcggccaattgacatcgccgcgacgtgagattattcggccatcaaatttttcgcgcaaaagagtcatTGTTTCGTTACCTGTTTGTCAAGTGgcactgtcctgttgaaaccacatatcgtccacatccacatcttccaattcgggccataaaaagttcgttatcatctcacgatagcgaacactattcacagtaactgcctgaccggcctcattttggaaaaaatacggcccaatgatgccgccggcccataaaccgcaccaaacagtcactctttgtaggtgcattgatttttcggcaatcactcttggattatcattcgcccaaatgcggcaattctggttattgacgaatccactgaggcgaaaatgtgcctcatcactgaagatgattttcttcacgaagtgcgtgattttgatttgaacgcccgttttcataataagcctgaataactttaacgcgttgctggaTTGGTTCTTGgttctttccatggttcaaattgagttagtctgaattgaggtgtggttcacattcaacatcggcccatatacatacaagatgaagtccaacataaacaagactggcgtcattataatgtttttgatggcgccatcttttaatgagttagtacgTTGGAAGCTACATCCCTAGCTtacagtggaagcgaagttattgcatctaagcaaaaactttaaattgtccGAAAAGTACGGTAACTTATGTGTTAAAAAAGGTAAATGAAACAAGGTTGAACAAAGGCCTGAAAGTAGAAGAAAAAAAGCCATTGTGTTGCAATCACAAGCCAAAGGAGTGGTgtcattatttcgaaaaaagctGACCTTTCAATTTGAGATGCTGCAAAAAAGGCCCGTATGTCGGAAGGATATCGTCCAAGAAGTGTGCAAAAGTGAATGTTTACGTTCATGTAAAAAGATTGCATGACCCAATCGAAATAATAAACCAAATAAGAGTAATAAAACACGCGCGCGAAAATTATACAGTCAAAGATATTCATAAATATGGCTGGGTGGTTATGGATGATGAAACATACGTCAGATTCAGTAAGCTGAGTTTTATACCGCAACGAAGAGAGGAGGAAACTCAGGTGCctttatggggttaggggtagtctgagggccgaaaaaataaattgcaaaaaaaaactccaaTGTTTTGAAAACTCTCATTACCCCTAATGTCAAGCAATCGGCCAGCATGTCTGCCAGAAGGAGTACTTGCAAAACGTTTGCTGccattcataaaataacataatggCTCACTCTGTTCTGGTCCTATTTATCTTCATATCATTAAAGCCGTCTTGCTATGAACTGGCATAAAAATCACGAGgtaaatattgttgaaaagaACCACAACTGACCAAACTGTCCTCAATTGAGACTCATTAGAAAATATTGGGaattgtttaaagaaaattggGAATTGTTTAAAgacgaaaaaagaaattaaaaatgagcagATGGACAAAAATTGATGTCCATCGCCTAATGGGAGGAGTTAAATCTACTTTGCACCATTTTGTTTGtaacaaagaaaattaagatGGGTTTTTTGTTcaacataaatttaataaagaagaaaataaaatagaaattgttttGATAGCTTATATAACTTTGATGTTATAGCGATTCGGCCCGACCTGATTTTCGGCCGACCAATATTTTTCGTATCCATTCCTTAgtggttgttttttgtttgttacgcTCATCCTTGTTCGTCAATTAAATTATTCTAGTATTGCTTAAAAGTTATTATTTCCTATATCTCCCAAAAGATACTTTTTCGAATGTTCCTATTGCCTTCTCATATTTGTTCGGCATCGTCCACCGCACGCatttatatttgtgttttttgttcggCGAATCTGCGAATCTGTTTTTAATTGCGTAGCGAGCCCAAACTAGAGTCCTGTTGGGTGATCTCAACGCTAACATTGATAGTTTATGCTGATTCCTAAGTAGACAAAGTTATATACAGCTTCGAAGTTACCAAAggtaaagaaaaatttgaatcgctaaaaatgtttacgccgaaaattcgaaatatagccctttttgtttttttggtgggtgaggtagagCGATCATCGTTTGCTGCGTTGAGTGGTGTGGAATTGGACCAGTTCTATTCATTCATGTCTGAACCCtacatatttgtagccagcttcatgccaTAAGCTCGTCTTTTTTTGTCTATTGATCACAATTGACTCGTGCATCCAGGCCCTTTTCTTTCTCACATATGAATATCTTGGACATATCGATAGTCTCCATTGCTCCGCTTTTTGTAACAAAAGGAACATCGGAAGAAAACGGTGTTAAATTTGTTAGTATCGACTTGTTCCCGTTTGATATCATCGTGAGCGTTACCTCAGGTGTTCGTGAGGGTCGTTTGTTAGTCATACAGTTAGTGTCTCCTTACTCAAGAGTTTCTGTTCTTTAGCCGCTCACTCCGCGTATCCGAGGTACTGCATTAGCTTTGCTGCATGTGCCTTAACAGCATTCCAGTTATTGTTTGATGAACACATGGCTTGTATCGGATTGTTCACCTGCAACGGGTGTCCAAGTAGCGTTCTTCCAGCATTTGACGTTCGTCTCGAAAACGGTCACATTGGAAAATAACTTGCTTTGCATCTTCGATCGTGTTGAAGCAGTGCGGGCAGTAGGGGTTGTCTCCCAGCCGAAAACGAAATCATCCGTGCCCTCTGATTAGCTGCTTTCGATAAAAATCAACGTCGCCGTGTTTACTAACCACCCATGGTGCGATTTCAGGTATACCCCTATGGGTTCAACGCCCGTGGACTGGAGGTGACTCTATGCGCAcgaaatacgaggtgtgttcaaaaagtatggcgaattttgaattttcgcgattacgtatattcgaatttagatttttttatggcgatatgttggtactcatgtctctcactcatacTCAcaacattttgaatgttcagttaattgtggacagctgctttgcttgcacgtgtttcggctcgttttcgatttttacctattcaaaaaattggatcaaagaacctgtatcaaattttgtgtgaaaaacgaaattaagtgcgcgcatgctactttggaccaaagcaacgtttatcggtggtacaaaatgttctcagaagaccGAGAAGatatgaacgacgaaaagcgtcccggacgcccgagcacttcaacaacagacgaaaaaattgatgaagtgaagaaaatgtacTGGCCAattgtcgaatcaccgttagagaagttgctgacatatcggttggctcgtgccattctatttttttcaatgatttgggcataagACGGGTCGGCGCAGAATTCGTTCCAAAACTGcttaatttcgaccaaaagcttacatcgcatgaacattgctaatgagatgttggactctgtccgcgacgacccaaatttgctccagaggttcataattggtgacgaatcgtgggtttatgggtatgacgtggaaaccaaagctcaatcatctcaatgaaagctgccgcacgaaccaagaccgaaattatgcgcaatttgcgcgaagcaatccgtcagaaacgcccggatCTGTGGAAGagcaaaaattggctcttgtatCACGATAACGTCCCTGCTTACACATCGTtacttgtgcgcgactttttgggaaaaaacaacacactaatgatgccatagcctccgtattccccagatttggccccttgtgaatttttcttgttcccgaaattgAAGAgatccatgaaaggacgacgctacgctacgattgacgaaataaagacggcatcgaaggagaagccgaacaagataaaaaaaatgatttgtggaagtgcttcgaagattggaaaaactttggcacaagtgcataatatctcatggggattactttgaagggggcaaaatagatattaatgaataaataaataatttttgaaaaaacacaaaattcgctatactttttgaacacacctcgtatagtgctgtattcaaatatatgtgtatgcacacATTATTTTGTGCTGAAAGGTAGTGCAATTTTACCTAGAAAGAcggaatttatttcatttcttttctgatatttggctaattaaatatatgtatataagaaagCAAGCTAGTTTTATTaggaatactttttattttatttacagttttCTGACAGCcagcagctgatttgttttcatAATACACAAAGGATAATAATTCTCTCTCcaagagaaaaaattacaagTACAATGTGACCCGAGAACGTAACCACACTTGTTTATGCCATATGGACATAAATCGTAAAATCAATCAGTTAAGAATATAATATTGAAAACCCCGGTTTCTGttgataagaaaaaattatttgcattgtcatttatatatgtatgtgcgcatgtatatgtacatattatattataattatacacGAACATCCCAGCAGACATTCAAGCTCTAAATTTATTTGAGAAtgattaaaatcaaaggtttttctaaaatattaagcaTTTGAAAATGATGTGATACTAATTTGAGAGTTATAGTTATCTAAAGGAAATCCCCTCGGTactctagcgtaagtgcactagcctgtcatcccagaggttgtgggttcgaatcccacgtaaagcacgctCCTcacactttttcaaatttacctaatttccctgtttctaagcaaacaaaaaaaaacttattctttccatcattaCTCCCGTAcaatttgcattgtggctgctaaaacaagcaaaaaccaaagaaaaacaaacagttacacattgcatcagtgacgtcagcaagaggaagcgggcaactgcggtaatagcgcagacacaccaaatttagcgaaatcctcaaccatctgtgcgatccttctgccagaaaaatgtgaaacacgtgtttttccttgtttttgcttgttttagcagccacaatgcaaataatgcgctgactattgcgCGAGAGTAAGGATGGAGAGGagaagtttttgggtttgaggaatgagatttttttatttgttttgtttagaaacagggaaagtaggtaaatttgaaaaagtgcgaggaacgtgctttacgtgggattcgaactcACAACCTCTGGAAtgacaggctagtgcacttagaGTAGAACTACCGAGGCCGCTAAAATAATACGCAAATGACGTCGCTCAACACTTGcggcgccgtcagaattgagaAGGAGCTCTCCgacccgtttgataccaaatgagATTTCAGGGTGAATCTCTGTCgagtgacttctttaacttcATGCAGGAAAAGACCGtggagccgcagaacttaatcgctcaggcacaattttttttataagagcatacaaCTGTTGGCgtttgacatcatcggccttaacaaccgcactgttagttctgccttttccaaactggataaagaaccAAAGCGAATGAgtatggtggtgaacgaggactaaacgaagtacctcctgttatCAAACAAATAGTGGctgcgttggctgggtcatgtcgtccaaatggatacaaacgcgccagctggtggtagcagaggaagaaaaaggcctcctctgcattgaaaagatcaggtgggggGAGGACTTGGCTTatcttggtgtttccaactggcgccggttagcacgcaAAAAATGATtgacgcactttgttaaactctgccaaaatcgTTTGAGAAGTTAGTAGTAGAAAcaacataaataaagaaataagagacaaacaaaaacaagccaaaaatacgaaaaagctCTTGcggaaaataattgaaaataacagAAACAATTGGAAATTCCAGATAAcaggaataaagaaataattgataatagcggatactaaaaaaattacaaaaatacggaaaataattcaaaataacagACATAATTTGAAATAACAGAAGCCAACTGTTTGAGTTAACTCTTTTGGTGGACATTTAGGTCTTTGGTGAAAGATAACAGCCTTAATTGCAGTTAATCTCGGAGTATAAAATTACTTGTTCAGCCTTCCATCATTTCAAATGAAACTCAAAGAATAGCACAAAATATAAATCTCATTTCAATTTGAGCATcgcatttaatataaaattgagaAACTGTAATCCGGAACGTTTGAAACTGTGTTTACTGGGTTATGGCTATTTATCTTTGTCATTGCTTTGTcatcatgatgcaaagaataatgagatggcgcccatcgtggtcccgttactttgcgctcagcgaatttgacaactagttacgtgattttagctccagtatggccagattaccattttcgtaacttgatttagaattttttttttgttatttttattattttttgtctcggagttttagttcattccacatgacatttttctagcctattctaattaaaagtaatgtttataattttgtaaaatataaattttttaataattatttaaataattcactcagttttatttagctttacttttttttaacatctggtgacgtcacgtacgctctgatgggcgcaatcttgtttctatcattcttgctttGTCATTGTGCGCGCGCTACATTGCTCTGCTcttgttttgttaataaatttatatgtagtAGCGAACTTCAGCACAGTCGCAGTTCACAAAAGGCAATGCACAAAATTGGACGTTCGTAGAACACCCGCGTTTATGCAAAAGTTATCGTGATCTTACTCGTACCGGTTTCTCAATAATTTATTGTCTTTtctgtatatacacacatacctgtatatactcgtattatcACATGCGCAGTGCGGTTCAAAGTACAATAGTATCTACTTCACCGGAATTAAGTGAAAATGTTCGTGCTTCTCCTCTTTTTACTGCTGGGTACAACACTCTTCTGGTTGACCAAGCAACAATACTCTTATTGGAATCGTCGCAATTTTCCAACCGATCCTGATCCGCAAATTCCCTGCGGTTGCTTGAAATCAGTGGTTAAGCATGAAAAATCTATGGGTGTGGCAATTTACGATGCTTACCTCAAGGCAGCGAAATTACCATTTATTGGTGTTTATTTGCTCTTCCGACCGGCCGTCTTGATACGTGACCCAGAGTTAGCGCGTCAAATACTCACACAAGATTTTAATAGTTTTCACGATCGCGGCATTTATGTGGACGAGAAGCGCGATACCTTGTCATGCAATTTGTTTAGTTTGCGCGGTCAAAGTTGGCGATCATTGCGTCAAAAGTTGACACCTTCCTTCAGCTCGGGTAAATTGAAAGCAATGTTTCACACGTCCGATGATATTGGCAATAAAATGGTTGCACATCTGAATAAAGTATTGCCGGAGGAGGGTAGCGCGGAATTGGACCTGAAAGATATACTTGTGACGTAAGCATGAATTTTGGATAGAAtgggaaacaaaaagtgaaatgaatattttgcattttcgctTATTCAACAGCTATGCTATCGACATAATTGGATCTGTTATTTTCGGTTTGGACATCAACAGCTTTGAGAATCCAAAGAATAAGTTCATATGCCTTGTACACAAAGCGCGGCGCAACAACTTAATAAATGCCAATATTGGAATGTTAGTCTTCTTGTGCCCATCGTAAGTAACTGATAATTTTATCGatcatagtaataaaaatataaaaacaaaaagcaaaaagcaaactaaaacaataacaataataataaagtactaaaaaaaaaaaaataaaaaacacaaacatcaataaaataatacaaaacataacaaaaacaaaaaagataacaATAGTGCCGACATGACTCGTAGCCCGAAACTACCGTCGTGCTCGGTGAAAATGAACTCCGACTCACGCGGTATGCGGGTGGGAGAGTGGTGtagattataataataataataacactttTAATTTTGGCGTGTGAGAGATTTTAAAATgccgatttttaattttttaacattctgcttttgatattagaacaagtttcttattttgcatttgcctggttttggttttgcaataatttgagcaattttccatacttttgcgaaatatttcaagttcaagatTTGATTCAATAAGTTCCTTATATAGATAATTCCCTTCTCTGGGAGTTCTCTGAAAATTTTACCAGTTATTAGGTCGTTTCCTGGCGACTTCTTAGGATCAATTCTCTTCtatatgcattgttttatttcttcgacttctTAATTTCTTGGTTTGCATGAATCCTTTTTTTACGTGGGTGTATTATTGGTGAAAGTAAGTTTGAAGTGTTTTGTGAAAACTTCAGCCTTGTCAAGATTCATTCAAGTCTTCTAATAGGTGGttcgtataaaattttatttttgattttgcttttagCCTTCCATAGTGAATAGTTTGTCGTTATACCAGGTCCAAGATTTTCGATGTGTCtcttaagttttttatatttatggtcAAATAGTATTTGTTTGATTTCCTTTGAGGCTGCGTTCAGCTTGTGAGGTGGCAGCTATgttaatgaatatttttgaatgaactAGTCATTGTGGTTTATTGGCTGGATGAGAGAGAAGTTGTTTGCGGCTGTCATGTGTTTTTGTTAGTGTAATGgatattatcggtgttaaaagttaaatttttgttcatgtttttttttgagttgtttattgtattttaaccGGTAGTTCTAATCATAATGCACAGAATGCAGAGATGTAGTCAACATCATACCGTTAAatggctctcagcgattttaaatgaatcagctgattggctgctgtAAGCTGGGTTATGCACGATGTAGAGAATGCAGAGGCtgacaaggatgatagatttactagGTTTGGCAATTAACTATgctgaaaaacaaaactgttCGAGCAACTTCGGCTGTCATGTCACAGGAGTACTCGACATCCGAATTctgtccgctcatttcacacgtattcacacattcgtccaatcagtcgttgttcagacggcaacatgGAAGGggatgtgttgatttttttttggattcatAACTTCTGTTACACCAGCCATCAgccgattctgtcaaattcgctgagagctggttaacggtctgatattggccatatttgtaaaaatattttcccatgGAGGTGTGGCCAGCATTAGAccattaaccggctctcagtgaGCTTGAAGGAATGAGTTGATTTGCTTACGGTATGGGGAATGTTACGGTGGTTTGTTTACGGCGAAATCGTCTGaaccatatatacatatatacataaatgcctAACTGCGAACCTCTCTCATTTTATGTAAGAGCTCGCCAGGAATTCGTTTGAGTAGTTGGTAGAACTGCCAACCCCTCGGCTGATAAACAGCTGATAGACGAAATGACGAGCTGCCAGAAATAAGGCGCCAAAAATAATTGCCGGGAACAGTTCGTTTTCacgtaaattcatttttttaaattttgttaacagATTTTACATTTCTTACCTATGCATTATAGCCTTGTGCAAATCATGACACGTTTGGGCTTCACAATTGATTTAGCTGTGGGGTTGCgtgaaataatgaaagaaacgaTTGAATATCGTGAGAAGCATAACATAGTGCGCAAGGACATGTTGCAGTTGATGATGCAGCTGCGTAATACTGGCAAGATCACCGAGGATGATGACAATTGGAGTGCCAAGCCCAACGCAGGTATTAACTATTTTAAAACTTTCCAACATTTTACGCACATTTGAGATCCGAATCTTGTTCACAGCTGTTGGCGTAGAAAAAGAATTCACGTTAGATCACATAGCCGCACAGGGTTCCATTTTCTACCTTGCCGGCCAGGAGACCACCAGCTCAACAGCTGCTTTTACCATTTTCGAATTGGCTCAATATCCAGAACTGCTTGAACTTGCGCAGAAAGAGGTGACTGAAGTACTGGCGCGTCACGATGGGCAGTTGAGTTATGATGCTTTGCGCGAAATGTCATTCCTGGAGTTGTGC harbors:
- the LOC128871681 gene encoding probable cytochrome P450 6d4 produces the protein MFVLLLFLLLGTTLFWLTKQQYSYWNRRNFPTDPDPQIPCGCLKSVVKHEKSMGVAIYDAYLKAAKLPFIGVYLLFRPAVLIRDPELARQILTQDFNSFHDRGIYVDEKRDTLSCNLFSLRGQSWRSLRQKLTPSFSSGKLKAMFHTSDDIGNKMVAHLNKVLPEEGSAELDLKDILVTYAIDIIGSVIFGLDINSFENPKNKFICLVHKARRNNLINANIGMLVFLCPSLVQIMTRLGFTIDLAVGLREIMKETIEYREKHNIVRKDMLQLMMQLRNTGKITEDDDNWSAKPNAAVGVEKEFTLDHIAAQGSIFYLAGQETTSSTAAFTIFELAQYPELLELAQKEVTEVLARHDGQLSYDALREMSFLELCLQETNRKYPLPFLNRECTQDYTIPGTNHIIEKGIPILISLLGIFRDAQYFPNPMTYDPHRFSPSSPNYNVNAYMPFGAGPRQCIALRMGMLNSKLGVVKILQNFNIEIMSRREIIIDNHSVGIQSKGGVKVRLSKKTQTTKE